The genomic region CAATTACGAAAAGTAAACCAACCAAGTAAAACAACCAAAGCTCAACTCGAGAACTCGAGAACTACTCCATCTCCAATTCTATATCCAATCTTCTCGATTATTCTTCATTTAGTAGATCGATAAACAAAATCATCTACATATACTGCACAAAATTTGGGGATTTAATCAATCGATGAACGCATCTAGGTTTATGGACAAACAAATTATGGATTTATCTCGATCATCACTggccgacaacaacaacaataatccaGATTTATTAGATCTGATGAACCCTCAAGTAGATCAACATAATCATAATCAAGGTGGAATTAATGATGGGTTGTTGTCGATGAACAAGAAGAAATCGGAGATTTTACCTAATTATGACTTTCATCCTGTTAATTCGATTGCGTCATCTACTGTTACTAGAGATTGGGCTTCTCTTGATGATTCCAATCTGCCCAATTTGTCATCTAATAGGGTTTGTTGATTTCTTACTTTTCTGGGTTTTAattggttttagggtttgattactgTGTTTATTGATCAATTTATAGTTGATAGTGAATAGTGTGATGTATTTCTGTTTGGATTTAGGGTTTATTTTATTATGTTGATCAATTGGGCTTCTCTTGATGATTCCAATTAGGGTTTGTTGATTTATTACTTTTCTGGGCTTTGATTgcttttagggtttgattactaTGTTTATTGATCAATTGATAGTTGATAGTGATCAGTGTGATGTATTTTTGTTTggatttagggtttaattagtatGTTGATCAATTTCTTGATGGTGCATGTATGATACTTTTAGATTGGTTTTAAGGTTTGGTTAGtatgttgatcataatgatcaatTTTGTTAGTCTTCTGTAAGGCGGTCTTTCGCAGAAAATGTGTAAATtgattttagggtttgattagtatGTTGATTATAATGATCCATTTAACATGGATGGTATAGTTTTTTACTCGGTTATTCTTCTGCATGGCCGCATTTCGCAGAAATTGTGTAAAACGGATCTGTTAACTATAAATAGTGACCCatttaaatgaaaaattagtTACTTAAGATCCGTATTGAAAATTTGTGTTGTATTGGTGATGCAATTTTATGGGGAAAGTCATGGTTTAGACTTAGTTACCAGGTTTCCCCTTTTTGATCATGTAATAGGGTGTTTGTGGATTGTTCATTAGTTTTGTTTCTTCGAAATTATCTCATATTTTGAGATAACCCTAATTTGATAGTTATCAATACACTGGCATAACCCGAGAATTTTATAGTCATGAGGTCAAACTATTAATGGAATAAGGTAACTTgggaaaaaaaatcgaaaatttgaGCTCTGCCAATCAATGATAGAGGATGGCCAAGTGTAGCCTTCTTTCTGATTAATGTGCCTAATGGGGTAATGGTTGACGACGGGTTTAGTACACTGATGGAAATAAAATGAGTTTTGATTATTTCTTAAATGTGGATGTTCCTACGTGCTCATGTCAATGTATTTGTCATTTGTTTTGTGATATGCAGAGCTATGGTTCTCCAAACCATGTTCAGCTTGACAAGACGGAGAAAGCTCAGGCGAAAGCTCAGAAAGTTGACGATTCAGCAATACTGTCTGAAATTGATCGTACAATGAAAAAACATACCGAGACTTTGATGCATGCCATTGATTCTTTGAGTGCTAGACTATCCCAGATGGAAAGTAGAACACGCCAGATTGAGCACTCGGTCGATGAATTGAAGGTATCTGTTGGCAATGCTCATGGAAGTGCTGATGGGAAATTGAGACAGCTAGAGAATATTATTATGGAGGTAACTGTGTTTTCTCTTTTATCTTAGCCGCTGTTTTTTTCGCGACTTGTGAGTATGCCCAATCCGAACTTTTCACTTTGTTGTTTGGTACATCCACCTGCAAACTTCCCATACGCAAATTCGGAGCTTTCTTTTTAGGAAACTATAAGCTTGTCCTTAACGGCCATCAATATTATTTCTAATATCAGTTTAAATGTTCACTAACTGATTCATATACTTCTCTATTCAATACGGAGTTCATAATCCATTGCCGCTCTCTCTCCTACCCTCCCTTCATATTTCCCTTCTTCCACACCCTTAAGCTGCTCGACTCCTCTAGCTATCCCGCATCGTATTTAGCTACCTCCTTCCCTATTACCAGTTGCTTTCCTCTACCTCTCCCTTTCCTCAACAACACCTCCTCTCAACCTTAGCTTGGCTCCTCGCAACAccttttgtaacaccccacgttaattgaagaggtcttgtGATAGGCTTAAAATGGCTAGTGCTTAAAAGgtttgaaagtactactcatattaacaaagtgcactttcttttatggtcatccatgtgaaagaactccaaagttagcGTGCTTGGCTGCGAGTAgttttaggatgggtgacctcctgggaaggttcccgggatgcacatgagtgaggacaaaatgcgctataaaggacccgtgttgatttgtggaccatgtacacagcctggtgagctatcattagtaaccgctcccgacccggtttgggtcggggtgttacacctTTAAATGCATTCTGAAGCGCATCAATGTTTTCTCCTCTGACAACATTTCCACCGTACATGGCAAAACATTGTCTTAGGTTGTCTAGAGAAAGGTGGAAGGGAAGAGACAAATGGAAGGTAAAGGAGTGGTGGTGGAGAGGAGAGAGTTGTAAGACGAAAAAGAAAGGCACACTGGGTGTATGTAGTTTTTGAACTGATGATTAAAGCTTTTAGTTGAATGTTCAGGTTAAATTCTAATTAGCTGCACTACGTTTTTTTGTCAACAATTATTACGCCATAACTGTACACATATCCCGCTCTACTACCATAATATTAAAATCGAGGTTACGACATAGAAATGCAGTTGTTCTGTTAATGCTGAGAAGATTATCGCCGTTGCTTTTAATAAGACTAAGTTGCAACAGTCGGTAGTGCGAGCTTCACTAGAGCCGAGATTCAAAACTTTGCTCGTCAGAGTCATTACCCATCTAGGAAGAACATTTCCAAAACCATATTCATCCTGTGGGAGAAGTTGTTTGTAAGAATAAACTTAAAATTACATCCTGCTACTCATGACATATGTTTCCTGACATGCTTCACTCTCGTGCTATAAGAGAATTTTGGATGAACGTGTTCACTTGCATCATGTTTTGATTTTTGGGTTTCATTTATACATCCGGACAGGTACAAAGTGGTGTGCAAAACGTGAAGGACAAGCAAGATGTTATTGAGGGTCATATGCTGCTAGCAAAACTGCAAATTTCCAAGGCTGAGCAATCATCCAAGCCTCCAAATTCCGTTCATCAAGATCCTGCACAGCAAGCTGCTGCAGCGGCAGCGGCAGCAGCAGCTTCCGCTCCACCTCAGCAATCAGGATTCCAACAGTTGGCAACCGCTGTTCCCCAATCATATGCTTCCATGGGCCCACCAAATGCCCCTCCGCCTTCTCAACAGCACAATCATCCTCCTGGCCCTCACCGAGACGCTTATTTTCCGACTCCTGATTCCTCAAGCCAGCAGTACCAAATACCACCTCCTGTTCAGAACCAGCAACCAGGACCCGCTGCTCCACAACCACAACCTCAACTGCAACCACATCAATATCAACCATCTCCAGCACCGCCCTATCCTCAACCTCCCCACTCTCCACAACATCCATCTATTGTGGGCAATAGTGCTCCTCAATATCAGCCATCATCTTCCCCAATGGGCCATCGCTCGGATGAAAGCCCATATGTAccaccccaaacctacccatCAAATCTTTATCAGCCAGCAGCTCAGCCCAGCGGTGGGCCACCTCCCACACAATCGTACTATGGTAACACATCACCTATGTATGAACCACCACCACCTGCCAGATCTAGTTCCAGTTTCCCATCTTCATATGCCCCACCATCTGGGCCCAGTGAGCAATACCCTTATGGTGGCCCCCCTTCACACTATGGCGGCGGTCCACCCGTTAAACCACAGCCGCATTCGCCACGAGGTGGTACTGGCGGTTATCCTCAGCTGCCTACTGCTAGAGTTTTACCCTCGGCTATACCAACTGCGTCTGGGGTCAGTGGTGGCTCAAGTTCCGGAGGAGGTGGGAACAAGGTACCCATTGATGATGTGGTCGATAGAGTGACAAACATGGGGTTTTCCAGGGATCAAGTTAGGGCAACGGTACGTAGGCTGACCGATAATGGCCAGTCTGTTGACCTAAACGTCGTGCTTGACAAACTGATGAATGATGCTGATGTACAGCCTCCGAAAGGCTGGTTTGGTCGATAATTTGGCTGTGTTTGAATGCTGATCTGTGTATAGAATGTTTGCTGAACAGTCTCTCTAGTTTTACTGCTATTGTTGCACTGATGCCTTGATTTGTGTTTGTTCATCACAACAATCCTCCCTATTCATATTTGAGGTGATGTCACTCTTGGATTCTGATTTCTGTAAGCTCCCTAATAGTTCAGGAGGTTTGTAAGATGCTCGAACGTCTGTACTAAATTTTTAGCGCTGTTGCGAATAAACATTTTCTATTTGGTAATTGATGTTTCGGTTAGAATTTGGTAAAACTGATTTCACAATATTTGGTTAGAACCCTTTTATTCATAAGAAGGTATAACGCTATTCCGAAATTACTAATGCCACTCATGATTGTGAGACAGCGATAGTAACATGTCCTTAGACTTGCCTTGTATTGTTATGGTCTTAATAGACTTGCCTTGTATTGTTATGGTCTTAATAAAAAATGTAGTGTGTTATCATTTTCCTAATTCATAGTTCGATCAAAATTGGGCACAAAGAGTTTTGAGTTATGCGCAAATGAGAATTAGTAGGAGTTGATTGCTTCTGATTATTGAAGAAGCCGTGTTTTTCAATTACTTTGGGCCCGGGCTTCTTTGGAACAACTTGGGTAGGGGGTTGTAGGACCAATGGTGGATGTTCAGGGACGATGGTGGTAGCTAGACCTGAAAGGAGATGAGGTGATGTCGTGGTGGCattacatttcaattttttttctaatCATTTTCTTCAACGCAGTATaataagagagaaataaaaagaTTAAAATTGTCAAAAACGTACGGTAgcgagtaaaatgtgtactgcgaaaatcaccatcctaaaattataaaattttgaTATTTAATGTACCCATTAAGATATCAAACAAGATCTTATAGACTGGAATTTGGAAATCATTATAAAGATTCTTTTCCTTTATAATAGTGTCAAAAAAGCAAATGTTAACAATTGGACGGGATAACAGAAGTATGAAATTTATATTCTCATAAAATCATTTTTCGCAACAAATCCAAATAAGTAAGTTTAGTAATTCATTACGATATGATTTTTCGTTAAATTGATATATGACGGTATGTTCGTAAAAAAGGGATGAAATATATAGAAAAGTTTTTCTTAAAAGTCTTAAAAATCTCAGAATAAAATGTGTCTCTCTTGATTCCCATCTTTCCCAGCAATTTCTATCTCTTTTCTCTTGAAAAGATTTCTCCTGTCCATTTTCTTGGCTTATTTTTTACCTTCTTTAAAATTTGGTTGTTTTAACTCTCCATTTTAGCACCGGAGAGTTACATACAATCAATACATCTTTAGCTTGAAAGTTTAAGATAAACAGGAATTTAAATAGACAAACTTTATGAGATTTTAATCTCATGCATTGATCTTAGCAAAACTCTTTTAGTAATTTTTTTTGGAAGAATATGGtttttggtttctttctttctCCAACTTCGATGTTGGTTTGGAATGGAGATCCAAATTTTTGGTTGATGAAGAAGACTTGCGATTGTTGTATGTTGGTTTGTGGAAGATGACTAGTCACCATCagtgaagaagttttgttggtagTTTCTATCGATCTTTGATTAGAAAAGAGGCCGGTTTTATTTTTTATAATCTGGAGCTTTGCATTTGGTGATCTGTCTTTTCTTGCCTCTCTTCTCCCTCTGTGACTCATTTTttattcaaatttttttttttgttctgttGGGTGCAAAGTTTAGAAGACTTTCTTTgagagttttgtttttgttcttttgtttCCTTTTTTTGCTATGATCCCGGTAATTTGAAAGTTCTTGACTTTTAATTATCGCTCTCATCCGCGAGTATGTTATAGGTCAATTTCGGTCAACCTAGTTTCCTTTCCTTATAAAAAAAACACATCACAAAATCATTTTTCGCAACAAATACAAATAGGTAAGTTTCGTAATTTATTACAATTTACAATATGATTTTTCGTTAAATTTATAAAGATGATGTAAACGCTTGTAAAAAGCCACAAATAGATGTGCCACGTGGCACTTCGGTAAAAGCCCAACTAACTTGTTGTGttattgtatatatatgtatgaTGATTGTTTAGGTTGTGCATTTGTATGCTAATTTTTTGCTGAAAATATAATTTTTTGAAATATCTTTTAACAGTTAACATAAATATAGAATCACGTGATAATTTCTTGTAATTTTTAAGTTATTTAAAGTCAAAATAATGAAATCTTGATGAGAAAAGTTAAATGGAtgggaaagaaaaagaaaatgaagGTAGTATATTGTTATAATATTATGATATTAAGTCTCCATGTCTACAAATCTACATATTACATCTCAAGTGAAACTCATCAGCTCCTGGTCCTCAAGCCTCCAAGTCCTCACTCCTCACTCCTCACTCCTCAGATCCTGTTTTTCTTGATAACATTCCTGCAGATATTAGAATGCatatattagaaaaaaaaaagcaattgTAAATGATTGTGTAACAATGAATATTAATCTGAACAAATATTGAAAAGTAACTGAATTTCTTTTTTCATTAATAGCATTATCGCTCAGGATTGTAGTAAAAAAACTTACTCCCTCACATCTTGTTGTTCTCccatattttattttgttttacatttttgttgttcctcacataattgttattttattataCAAAATCACTTACCACCCTGTGCATCGTTGGGCGATTATGGACGTGCGTAATAACATAAATCTGCGTGCTCTACTTGATACAGTGAGCACGGTGTGAAAAGAGGGGTATGCGAGATTGTGGACTAACAGAAAAAAATGGTCACATTCAAATTCAATTATATGGAGGATAAGAAATGAGGTTGGGTGAGGAGTGAGAGATAAATGAATGCATTCCGGAGTACGGTGGATGATTGAGGAATTGGGGTGGAAAGACAATAGGTTTACTTGGCAAAGAGATAACTCCATGGGCTCATTTATACGAGAGAGACTGGATAAGATCATTACTTCTGAGAAGTGACATGAGTTGAATAAAGAAGCAGTGTTGAATATTTTGTCGTTGTACACTTCCGATCATTCTGCTTTGATGGTAAAAGAAGCAGGAACGCAAAGAGGGATGAGGCAGGGCCAAAATGGCTTTGAATTTGAGCATTTTTGGTTGTCGGTCTCGGGGTGGTGAATAAagcatgcctaagtgcgcatttaTCACCAGAGacggcacattcatgtataaaatgatgtcgttcgggttgaagaacgctggcgcaacttacacaagactggtggacaaagtgttccaaaatcagaaAGGGCGAAACGTTGAGGCTTATgttgacgatgctattgtaaaaagcaagtctgacagtgagcacctagccgatttacacgagacattttgttcactaaggaaatacaagatgaagctaaacccaaagaagtgcaacttcggtgtccgggccggcaagttcctcggcgtacttgtcagtgccaggggaattgatgccaattcagagaaagtccaagcaatattgGACCTGCCAGAGCCGAGGAACCGAAAAGAAGTAATgacgctgaccgggagaatggcagctcttgcccgttttatctctcggtcggccgacaagagcactccattCTTTACAGtgctaaaagggaataaagacttcaactggggggagcaacagagcacaactttcaggcaactgaaagctcaccttctgacactgccgaccctgtccaggccgatgctgggagagacgctatacctatacatagcagttacctcggccacggtcaacGTCGTGATCgtcagagaagaagacaaacagcaacacccaatctactttgtcagccatacattgttgcccgccgaaagaaattacccgctgattgaGAAAGCAGCCTTTGCTTTGTCGTCgtcgccgcaaggaaactgaaaccttacttcgacgcacatcccgtgacggtcttaaccaaccaaccattggagaaagcattggaaaaatttgagcaatctggcaggctcatcaaatgggcggtagagctatccggcttcggcattcaatacaagccgaggccctcgataaagggacaggcacttgcagacttcctggccgagtgcacatataaagaagagccaaaccccggagtatgggaagtattcaccgacgggtcctccacgacgaacagcgcAGGCACCgtcatccttatcatcagcccaaacggggacgagtttgagtacgccttgaaatttaccttcccggcctcaaacaacgaatccgaatacgaggcggtgataaccgaattcgagctagctagagctgccggagcagaacacattgtgttgaagacagactcactattggttactaaccaaatcagaggagagtatgaggctcgggacgacgggatggtaagatacctagAAAGGGTGAAAGCTGAcacagcaaaattgaaatctttccaaatccaatgcgttcccaggtctgagaacaaccgagccgacgctctctcaaaacttgtcagttcaaccatcaagaacgtcagccgaaccgtgctggtggatatcagaaatgcaaaaagcatcactgagaccgtcggcatggtgggcgacgtggaagccgagacgacgtggatgaatccgataatgaaatacaaacttacaagtgagttgccggaggaccgtaGTCTCTCGgggaagataagaaggatcgatgcaaggtacttagtgtttgaaggagaactatacagaaggtctgtaataagaccactcttgaagtgtgtcggcccagccgatgcggagcttatactgacagaaattcacgaaggcatctgtggacaccacatgggggcaagaacactagcccacaaagctctccgagccggctacttctggcccaccatgcttgaagattccagGGCAAAAACGAAGAAGTGTacgaactgtcagatgcatgctccggtgatacacgctccttcccaagacctgcaaccggtgctcAGTCCCcttccatttgcacagtgggggatggatctattagggccatttccaacggcctccggaggaagaaagtacctgatcgtcgtcatcgactacttcaccaaatggattgaagctgtagcggtacctgcgaagacgacggcggccgtaagaaaggtaatctgggaaaatgtcataactcgttttgggttaccccaagtcatggtatttgaccacggccgagagttttggagtgacacgataatgaactggttggaagaacttggtatcaagtttgcatactcctccgtctgccaccctcagagcaacggacatgcggaggcagccaacaaaacaatcctcaacggtttgaagaagaaagttgaagacctaaagggaagatgggccgatgaaccacccggcgtcctgtggtcccttcgaaccacggagaaagaagcaacggggtacagtccattccacttagtctacggtccAAAGCGATCCCCGCAAATTGAAGCGGCGGTGCAGTGCATttcgaacggccacctttaacccggttgaaaatgaggaaggtctgagaatctccctagacctggtcgaagaaagccgagatacagcacgcctcaacttggcagtataccaaaaccgaatgagaagagcctacaaccgaagagtccacaaaagggacttaaaagtaggggatctagtcctaagaaagtcggccgccaccaacaaaggaaatattcatggtaaattgacggccaactgggagggtccctacaaagtggttgaagagatgaggccgggtacataccggctgacagacatggagggtgtgcctttgatgagccattggaacactgacaacctcaggaaatactttgtatagcgacggaggtgtccaaaactattgttggcaccccaacgcgtgtttaTACTTAATAAAGAacaatccaagttttccatcaaagtgtttatcccctccgtagtcatatcgaggtagacgccgcggcccaagccgggcagtcaccccaagaagtagacgccacggcagtcactacctgcgcagttgatactcgcgaaatcgtccaacatgccttaggaacgtataagtacagttgagacgcaattctagccgcctcggccaaccgaaggcctggcagaggaagcgatcaatatgtctacagatacgaacgctgtcgagccgtaacctctagccgcctcggccaaccgaaggcctggcaggggacacaacggtcgatacgctaacatgttcacagcggcggttgggaagcgcaaatcggacgcctcggcttgaccgagagtgaaagaggaagcgaccaacatgccaacatgtttaaaaaacgttAAACACATTTGAGacacgcattctaactgcctcggcaaGACCGAAGgcaaaaacgaaaaagcgctcaattaataacataagaagacaagtgaaggattgtgatcaaagccccggccaagccgagggacAGTAAACAAACTTTGttgaaaatgattacaagtaaggagaatacagacgacggccgtccccatagggataagccaaaacacaacctaccaaagttttacaaaaaacagggaaaaggagaacaaaaggttatagacatatcatttgaagcgccaaaagatggcagggaggataggcttaataattggcccccgaacagctaaagctatccgagatgccgggggaacctggtgacgaccgcccgtctccctatgcctgttgctgctcgccaccggcgacATCAGCAGCATCATTTTTGGTGGGCGACCCAGAAGGTGACTTGTCAGCTTCAGCTTCAGCTGCCTTTAGCCTCCCagcctcctccttggccgccttcaccttttcagcgTGGGCCGCCTTCTCCtcagcctcctctttctccttcttcacccttgcctcctcaacggccttcgcctccgcggccttctatttagcatcaagcttgtcatcaagcagctcatcaaatttttgccacggaaaggagccatcaggaaagagctcccctatcacttccctggcagcttcttcggccaggtcccggtattgggcgcacatgttaggaagaaGGACGCTTTGGAGcttctcaatgtcctcctccctctgggcaaTGATAGCCTGCATATTCCGAagcaccttcccctgggcctggaaCATGGATTTCCATTCGTCCCTCCTCTTGGCAGTGAAGTCAGCAGTAGCCTGAAGCCGGTCACGCTCCTCCAGCAACTTGGCGGCACCAGCATCCGCAGCCTcgaccttggctctctcggcaaggaccgccttttcagcgtcctccctaagttttcgctcagcaaggaccgccttgtcagcctcagccttggcccccTCAGCTTCCTTCTTCGCAGCAGCAAGCTCAAGTCTGAGCTGCTCAAGCTGTGGGGCAACTTCAGCCATGACTTTTTCCTGCCCC from Silene latifolia isolate original U9 population chromosome 3, ASM4854445v1, whole genome shotgun sequence harbors:
- the LOC141646770 gene encoding uncharacterized protein LOC141646770, yielding MNASRFMDKQIMDLSRSSLADNNNNNPDLLDLMNPQVDQHNHNQGGINDGLLSMNKKKSEILPNYDFHPVNSIASSTVTRDWASLDDSNLPNLSSNRSYGSPNHVQLDKTEKAQAKAQKVDDSAILSEIDRTMKKHTETLMHAIDSLSARLSQMESRTRQIEHSVDELKVSVGNAHGSADGKLRQLENIIMEVQSGVQNVKDKQDVIEGHMLLAKLQISKAEQSSKPPNSVHQDPAQQAAAAAAAAAASAPPQQSGFQQLATAVPQSYASMGPPNAPPPSQQHNHPPGPHRDAYFPTPDSSSQQYQIPPPVQNQQPGPAAPQPQPQLQPHQYQPSPAPPYPQPPHSPQHPSIVGNSAPQYQPSSSPMGHRSDESPYVPPQTYPSNLYQPAAQPSGGPPPTQSYYGNTSPMYEPPPPARSSSSFPSSYAPPSGPSEQYPYGGPPSHYGGGPPVKPQPHSPRGGTGGYPQLPTARVLPSAIPTASGVSGGSSSGGGGNKVPIDDVVDRVTNMGFSRDQVRATVRRLTDNGQSVDLNVVLDKLMNDADVQPPKGWFGR